The proteins below are encoded in one region of Portunus trituberculatus isolate SZX2019 chromosome 17, ASM1759143v1, whole genome shotgun sequence:
- the LOC123505074 gene encoding insulin gene enhancer protein ISL-2B-like isoform X3 — translation MTEAIKAERAGRAAVCIGCGAIIHDQYILRVAPDMEWHAACLKCVDCHQFLDEYCTCFVRDGKTYCKRDYVRLFGAKCDKCGRMFEKTDMVMRARTKIYHLDCFRCSTCRKQLLPGDEFALREDGLYCRYDFDLFEKKANAENNNTTNINNNNNELKGEGKPLRKERREGKATRVRTVLNEKQLHTLRTCYAANCRPDALMKEQLVEMTGLSPRVIRVWFQNKRCKDKKRNQLMKQMQQEKVWEMALQGITGVPMVASSPIRHDGAPMGVGMGGPLDVTAYQPPWKSLTEFALTHDLDRLDPTTPQYQQLVQQMHGYGAEMCGAAEVLAAHQPPPPSQLHPQAPPQPQQQPPPQQQPPQQQPPSQPHQESKYDTGPFDDGVHSDSYVSYLESDDSMTAPLSSTTSP, via the exons CGGAgcgggcggggcgggcggcAGTGTGTATAGGGTGCGGTGCCATCATCCACGACCAGTACATCCTGCGAGTCGCCCCGGACATGGAATGGCACGCCGCCTGCCTCAAGTGCGTCGACTGTCACCAGTTTCTCGACGAGTACTGCACCTGCTTCGTGAGAGACGGCAAGACCTACTGCAAGAGGGACTACGTCAG GCTGTTTGGCGCGAAGTGTGACAAGTGTGGACGGATGTTCGAGAAGACAGACATGGTGATGAGAGCCAGGACGAAAATCTACCACCTCGACTGCTTCAG GTGTTCTACGTGCAGGAAGCAGCTTCTCCCCGGGGACGAGTTTGCCCTGCGCGAGGACGGGCTCTACTGCAGGTACGACTTCGACCTCTTCGAAAAGAAAGCCAACGCTGAGAACAACAACACgaccaacatcaacaataataacaacgagcTGAAAG GGGAGGGCAAGCCGCTGCGGAAGGAGAGGCGGGAAGGCAAGGCGACACGAGTACGCACGGTGCTCAATGAGAAGCAGCTCCACACActaag GACTTGCTACGCCGCCAACTGCCGCCCCGATGCCCTCATGAAGGAGCAGCTGGTGGAGATGACGGGGCTGTCTCCGCGTGTCATCAGGGTGTGGTTTCAAAATAAGAGGtgcaaagacaaaaagagaaaccaACTCATGAAACAGATGCAGCAAGAGAAGGTATGGGAG ATGGCACTCCAGGGAATCACAGGCGTGCCCATGGTGGCCTCCTCGCCCATCAGGCACGACGGAGCGCCCATGGGGGTGGGTATGGGCGGGCCGCTGGACGTCACCGCCTACCAGCCACCCTGGAAGTCCCTCACGGAGTTCGCCCTCACCCACGACCTGGACCGCCTGGACCCCACCACGCCGCAGTACCAGCAGTTGGTCCAGCAG ATGCACGGATATGGGGCTGAAATGTGCGGGGCAGCTGAGGTACTAGCAGCCCACCAGCCGCCCCCACCGTCACAGCTGCACCCACAAGCCCCGCCACAGCCCCAGCAGCAGCCGCCCCCTCAGCAGCAGCCCCCACAGCAGCAGCCCCCTTCACAGCCCCATCAGGAATCGAAATATGACACGGGGCCTTTCGATGATGGCGTGCACAGTGATTCCTACGTGTCGTACCTGGAAAGTGA
- the LOC123505074 gene encoding insulin gene enhancer protein ISL-1-like isoform X6 yields the protein MTEAIKAERAGRAAVCIGCGAIIHDQYILRVAPDMEWHAACLKCVDCHQFLDEYCTCFVRDGKTYCKRDYVRLFGAKCDKCGRMFEKTDMVMRARTKIYHLDCFRCSTCRKQLLPGDEFALREDGLYCRYDFDLFEKKANAENNNTTNINNNNNELKGEGKPLRKERREGKATRVRTVLNEKQLHTLRTCYAANCRPDALMKEQLVEMTGLSPRVIRVWFQNKRCKDKKRNQLMKQMQQEKVWEEKQMALQGITGVPMVASSPIRHDGAPMGVGMGGPLDVTAYQPPWKSLTEFALTHDLDRLDPTTPQYQQLVQQWCCGTGWDDVDDDHHVC from the exons CGGAgcgggcggggcgggcggcAGTGTGTATAGGGTGCGGTGCCATCATCCACGACCAGTACATCCTGCGAGTCGCCCCGGACATGGAATGGCACGCCGCCTGCCTCAAGTGCGTCGACTGTCACCAGTTTCTCGACGAGTACTGCACCTGCTTCGTGAGAGACGGCAAGACCTACTGCAAGAGGGACTACGTCAG GCTGTTTGGCGCGAAGTGTGACAAGTGTGGACGGATGTTCGAGAAGACAGACATGGTGATGAGAGCCAGGACGAAAATCTACCACCTCGACTGCTTCAG GTGTTCTACGTGCAGGAAGCAGCTTCTCCCCGGGGACGAGTTTGCCCTGCGCGAGGACGGGCTCTACTGCAGGTACGACTTCGACCTCTTCGAAAAGAAAGCCAACGCTGAGAACAACAACACgaccaacatcaacaataataacaacgagcTGAAAG GGGAGGGCAAGCCGCTGCGGAAGGAGAGGCGGGAAGGCAAGGCGACACGAGTACGCACGGTGCTCAATGAGAAGCAGCTCCACACActaag GACTTGCTACGCCGCCAACTGCCGCCCCGATGCCCTCATGAAGGAGCAGCTGGTGGAGATGACGGGGCTGTCTCCGCGTGTCATCAGGGTGTGGTTTCAAAATAAGAGGtgcaaagacaaaaagagaaaccaACTCATGAAACAGATGCAGCAAGAGAAGGTATGGGAG GAAAAACAGATGGCACTCCAGGGAATCACAGGCGTGCCCATGGTGGCCTCCTCGCCCATCAGGCACGACGGAGCGCCCATGGGGGTGGGTATGGGCGGGCCGCTGGACGTCACCGCCTACCAGCCACCCTGGAAGTCCCTCACGGAGTTCGCCCTCACCCACGACCTGGACCGCCTGGACCCCACCACGCCGCAGTACCAGCAGTTGGTCCAGCAG TGGTGTTGTGGGACGGGATGGGACGACGTGGACGACGACCACCACGTCTGCTGA
- the LOC123505074 gene encoding insulin gene enhancer protein ISL-2B-like isoform X1 yields MTEAIKAERAGRAAVCIGCGAIIHDQYILRVAPDMEWHAACLKCVDCHQFLDEYCTCFVRDGKTYCKRDYVRLFGAKCDKCGRMFEKTDMVMRARTKIYHLDCFRCSTCRKQLLPGDEFALREDGLYCRYDFDLFEKKANAENNNTTNINNNNNELKGEGKPLRKERREGKATRVRTVLNEKQLHTLRTCYAANCRPDALMKEQLVEMTGLSPRVIRVWFQNKRCKDKKRNQLMKQMQQEKVWEEKQMALQGITGVPMVASSPIRHDGAPMGVGMGGPLDVTAYQPPWKSLTEFALTHDLDRLDPTTPQYQQLVQQMHGYGAEMCGAAEVLAAHQPPPPSQLHPQAPPQPQQQPPPQQQPPQQQPPSQPHQESKYDTGPFDDGVHSDSYVSYLESDDSMTAPLSSTTSP; encoded by the exons CGGAgcgggcggggcgggcggcAGTGTGTATAGGGTGCGGTGCCATCATCCACGACCAGTACATCCTGCGAGTCGCCCCGGACATGGAATGGCACGCCGCCTGCCTCAAGTGCGTCGACTGTCACCAGTTTCTCGACGAGTACTGCACCTGCTTCGTGAGAGACGGCAAGACCTACTGCAAGAGGGACTACGTCAG GCTGTTTGGCGCGAAGTGTGACAAGTGTGGACGGATGTTCGAGAAGACAGACATGGTGATGAGAGCCAGGACGAAAATCTACCACCTCGACTGCTTCAG GTGTTCTACGTGCAGGAAGCAGCTTCTCCCCGGGGACGAGTTTGCCCTGCGCGAGGACGGGCTCTACTGCAGGTACGACTTCGACCTCTTCGAAAAGAAAGCCAACGCTGAGAACAACAACACgaccaacatcaacaataataacaacgagcTGAAAG GGGAGGGCAAGCCGCTGCGGAAGGAGAGGCGGGAAGGCAAGGCGACACGAGTACGCACGGTGCTCAATGAGAAGCAGCTCCACACActaag GACTTGCTACGCCGCCAACTGCCGCCCCGATGCCCTCATGAAGGAGCAGCTGGTGGAGATGACGGGGCTGTCTCCGCGTGTCATCAGGGTGTGGTTTCAAAATAAGAGGtgcaaagacaaaaagagaaaccaACTCATGAAACAGATGCAGCAAGAGAAGGTATGGGAG GAAAAACAGATGGCACTCCAGGGAATCACAGGCGTGCCCATGGTGGCCTCCTCGCCCATCAGGCACGACGGAGCGCCCATGGGGGTGGGTATGGGCGGGCCGCTGGACGTCACCGCCTACCAGCCACCCTGGAAGTCCCTCACGGAGTTCGCCCTCACCCACGACCTGGACCGCCTGGACCCCACCACGCCGCAGTACCAGCAGTTGGTCCAGCAG ATGCACGGATATGGGGCTGAAATGTGCGGGGCAGCTGAGGTACTAGCAGCCCACCAGCCGCCCCCACCGTCACAGCTGCACCCACAAGCCCCGCCACAGCCCCAGCAGCAGCCGCCCCCTCAGCAGCAGCCCCCACAGCAGCAGCCCCCTTCACAGCCCCATCAGGAATCGAAATATGACACGGGGCCTTTCGATGATGGCGTGCACAGTGATTCCTACGTGTCGTACCTGGAAAGTGA
- the LOC123505074 gene encoding insulin gene enhancer protein ISL-2B-like isoform X4, whose product MTEAIKAERAGRAAVCIGCGAIIHDQYILRVAPDMEWHAACLKCVDCHQFLDEYCTCFVRDGKTYCKRDYVRLFGAKCDKCGRMFEKTDMVMRARTKIYHLDCFRCSTCRKQLLPGDEFALREDGLYCRYDFDLFEKKANAENNNTTNINNNNNELKGEGKPLRKERREGKATRVRTVLNEKQLHTLRTCYAANCRPDALMKEQLVEMTGLSPRVIRVWFQNKRCKDKKRNQLMKQMQQEKMALQGITGVPMVASSPIRHDGAPMGVGMGGPLDVTAYQPPWKSLTEFALTHDLDRLDPTTPQYQQLVQQMHGYGAEMCGAAEVLAAHQPPPPSQLHPQAPPQPQQQPPPQQQPPQQQPPSQPHQESKYDTGPFDDGVHSDSYVSYLESDDSMTAPLSSTTSP is encoded by the exons CGGAgcgggcggggcgggcggcAGTGTGTATAGGGTGCGGTGCCATCATCCACGACCAGTACATCCTGCGAGTCGCCCCGGACATGGAATGGCACGCCGCCTGCCTCAAGTGCGTCGACTGTCACCAGTTTCTCGACGAGTACTGCACCTGCTTCGTGAGAGACGGCAAGACCTACTGCAAGAGGGACTACGTCAG GCTGTTTGGCGCGAAGTGTGACAAGTGTGGACGGATGTTCGAGAAGACAGACATGGTGATGAGAGCCAGGACGAAAATCTACCACCTCGACTGCTTCAG GTGTTCTACGTGCAGGAAGCAGCTTCTCCCCGGGGACGAGTTTGCCCTGCGCGAGGACGGGCTCTACTGCAGGTACGACTTCGACCTCTTCGAAAAGAAAGCCAACGCTGAGAACAACAACACgaccaacatcaacaataataacaacgagcTGAAAG GGGAGGGCAAGCCGCTGCGGAAGGAGAGGCGGGAAGGCAAGGCGACACGAGTACGCACGGTGCTCAATGAGAAGCAGCTCCACACActaag GACTTGCTACGCCGCCAACTGCCGCCCCGATGCCCTCATGAAGGAGCAGCTGGTGGAGATGACGGGGCTGTCTCCGCGTGTCATCAGGGTGTGGTTTCAAAATAAGAGGtgcaaagacaaaaagagaaaccaACTCATGAAACAGATGCAGCAAGAGAAG ATGGCACTCCAGGGAATCACAGGCGTGCCCATGGTGGCCTCCTCGCCCATCAGGCACGACGGAGCGCCCATGGGGGTGGGTATGGGCGGGCCGCTGGACGTCACCGCCTACCAGCCACCCTGGAAGTCCCTCACGGAGTTCGCCCTCACCCACGACCTGGACCGCCTGGACCCCACCACGCCGCAGTACCAGCAGTTGGTCCAGCAG ATGCACGGATATGGGGCTGAAATGTGCGGGGCAGCTGAGGTACTAGCAGCCCACCAGCCGCCCCCACCGTCACAGCTGCACCCACAAGCCCCGCCACAGCCCCAGCAGCAGCCGCCCCCTCAGCAGCAGCCCCCACAGCAGCAGCCCCCTTCACAGCCCCATCAGGAATCGAAATATGACACGGGGCCTTTCGATGATGGCGTGCACAGTGATTCCTACGTGTCGTACCTGGAAAGTGA
- the LOC123505074 gene encoding insulin gene enhancer protein ISL-2B-like isoform X2: MTEAIKAERAGRAAVCIGCGAIIHDQYILRVAPDMEWHAACLKCVDCHQFLDEYCTCFVRDGKTYCKRDYVRLFGAKCDKCGRMFEKTDMVMRARTKIYHLDCFRCSTCRKQLLPGDEFALREDGLYCRYDFDLFEKKANAENNNTTNINNNNNELKGEGKPLRKERREGKATRVRTVLNEKQLHTLRTCYAANCRPDALMKEQLVEMTGLSPRVIRVWFQNKRCKDKKRNQLMKQMQQEKEKQMALQGITGVPMVASSPIRHDGAPMGVGMGGPLDVTAYQPPWKSLTEFALTHDLDRLDPTTPQYQQLVQQMHGYGAEMCGAAEVLAAHQPPPPSQLHPQAPPQPQQQPPPQQQPPQQQPPSQPHQESKYDTGPFDDGVHSDSYVSYLESDDSMTAPLSSTTSP, from the exons CGGAgcgggcggggcgggcggcAGTGTGTATAGGGTGCGGTGCCATCATCCACGACCAGTACATCCTGCGAGTCGCCCCGGACATGGAATGGCACGCCGCCTGCCTCAAGTGCGTCGACTGTCACCAGTTTCTCGACGAGTACTGCACCTGCTTCGTGAGAGACGGCAAGACCTACTGCAAGAGGGACTACGTCAG GCTGTTTGGCGCGAAGTGTGACAAGTGTGGACGGATGTTCGAGAAGACAGACATGGTGATGAGAGCCAGGACGAAAATCTACCACCTCGACTGCTTCAG GTGTTCTACGTGCAGGAAGCAGCTTCTCCCCGGGGACGAGTTTGCCCTGCGCGAGGACGGGCTCTACTGCAGGTACGACTTCGACCTCTTCGAAAAGAAAGCCAACGCTGAGAACAACAACACgaccaacatcaacaataataacaacgagcTGAAAG GGGAGGGCAAGCCGCTGCGGAAGGAGAGGCGGGAAGGCAAGGCGACACGAGTACGCACGGTGCTCAATGAGAAGCAGCTCCACACActaag GACTTGCTACGCCGCCAACTGCCGCCCCGATGCCCTCATGAAGGAGCAGCTGGTGGAGATGACGGGGCTGTCTCCGCGTGTCATCAGGGTGTGGTTTCAAAATAAGAGGtgcaaagacaaaaagagaaaccaACTCATGAAACAGATGCAGCAAGAGAAG GAAAAACAGATGGCACTCCAGGGAATCACAGGCGTGCCCATGGTGGCCTCCTCGCCCATCAGGCACGACGGAGCGCCCATGGGGGTGGGTATGGGCGGGCCGCTGGACGTCACCGCCTACCAGCCACCCTGGAAGTCCCTCACGGAGTTCGCCCTCACCCACGACCTGGACCGCCTGGACCCCACCACGCCGCAGTACCAGCAGTTGGTCCAGCAG ATGCACGGATATGGGGCTGAAATGTGCGGGGCAGCTGAGGTACTAGCAGCCCACCAGCCGCCCCCACCGTCACAGCTGCACCCACAAGCCCCGCCACAGCCCCAGCAGCAGCCGCCCCCTCAGCAGCAGCCCCCACAGCAGCAGCCCCCTTCACAGCCCCATCAGGAATCGAAATATGACACGGGGCCTTTCGATGATGGCGTGCACAGTGATTCCTACGTGTCGTACCTGGAAAGTGA
- the LOC123505074 gene encoding insulin gene enhancer protein ISL-1-like isoform X5 translates to MEWHAACLKCVDCHQFLDEYCTCFVRDGKTYCKRDYVRLFGAKCDKCGRMFEKTDMVMRARTKIYHLDCFRCSTCRKQLLPGDEFALREDGLYCRYDFDLFEKKANAENNNTTNINNNNNELKGEGKPLRKERREGKATRVRTVLNEKQLHTLRTCYAANCRPDALMKEQLVEMTGLSPRVIRVWFQNKRCKDKKRNQLMKQMQQEKVWEEKQMALQGITGVPMVASSPIRHDGAPMGVGMGGPLDVTAYQPPWKSLTEFALTHDLDRLDPTTPQYQQLVQQMHGYGAEMCGAAEVLAAHQPPPPSQLHPQAPPQPQQQPPPQQQPPQQQPPSQPHQESKYDTGPFDDGVHSDSYVSYLESDDSMTAPLSSTTSP, encoded by the exons ATGGAATGGCACGCCGCCTGCCTCAAGTGCGTCGACTGTCACCAGTTTCTCGACGAGTACTGCACCTGCTTCGTGAGAGACGGCAAGACCTACTGCAAGAGGGACTACGTCAG GCTGTTTGGCGCGAAGTGTGACAAGTGTGGACGGATGTTCGAGAAGACAGACATGGTGATGAGAGCCAGGACGAAAATCTACCACCTCGACTGCTTCAG GTGTTCTACGTGCAGGAAGCAGCTTCTCCCCGGGGACGAGTTTGCCCTGCGCGAGGACGGGCTCTACTGCAGGTACGACTTCGACCTCTTCGAAAAGAAAGCCAACGCTGAGAACAACAACACgaccaacatcaacaataataacaacgagcTGAAAG GGGAGGGCAAGCCGCTGCGGAAGGAGAGGCGGGAAGGCAAGGCGACACGAGTACGCACGGTGCTCAATGAGAAGCAGCTCCACACActaag GACTTGCTACGCCGCCAACTGCCGCCCCGATGCCCTCATGAAGGAGCAGCTGGTGGAGATGACGGGGCTGTCTCCGCGTGTCATCAGGGTGTGGTTTCAAAATAAGAGGtgcaaagacaaaaagagaaaccaACTCATGAAACAGATGCAGCAAGAGAAGGTATGGGAG GAAAAACAGATGGCACTCCAGGGAATCACAGGCGTGCCCATGGTGGCCTCCTCGCCCATCAGGCACGACGGAGCGCCCATGGGGGTGGGTATGGGCGGGCCGCTGGACGTCACCGCCTACCAGCCACCCTGGAAGTCCCTCACGGAGTTCGCCCTCACCCACGACCTGGACCGCCTGGACCCCACCACGCCGCAGTACCAGCAGTTGGTCCAGCAG ATGCACGGATATGGGGCTGAAATGTGCGGGGCAGCTGAGGTACTAGCAGCCCACCAGCCGCCCCCACCGTCACAGCTGCACCCACAAGCCCCGCCACAGCCCCAGCAGCAGCCGCCCCCTCAGCAGCAGCCCCCACAGCAGCAGCCCCCTTCACAGCCCCATCAGGAATCGAAATATGACACGGGGCCTTTCGATGATGGCGTGCACAGTGATTCCTACGTGTCGTACCTGGAAAGTGA